Proteins encoded by one window of Flavobacterium sp. N502540:
- the ettA gene encoding energy-dependent translational throttle protein EttA has protein sequence MSDDKKVIFSMQKLSKTYQGADKPVLKNIYLSFFYGAKIGILGLNGSGKSSLLKIIAGVDKNYQGDVVFQPGYTVGYLEQEPILDDSKTVIEIVREGAAETMAVLEEYNQINDLFGLPENYEDQDKMDKLMDRQAALQDKIDALGAWEIDTKLEIAMDALRTPEGDTPIKNLSGGERRRVALCRLLLQQPDVLLLDEPTNHLDAESVLWLEQHLAQYSGTVIAVTHDRYFLDNVAGWILELDRGEGIPWKGNYSSWLDQKSNRMAQEEKVASKRRKTLERELEWVRQGAKGRQTKQKARLQNYDKLLNEDQKQLDENLEIYIPNGPRLGTNVIEAKNVAKAFGDKLLYDNLNFTLPQAGIVGIIGPNGAGKSTIFKMIMGEQQTDSGEFSVGETVKIAYVDQSHSNIDPNKSIWENFADGQELVMMGGKQVNSRAYLSRFNFGGGEQNKKVSMLSGGERNRLHLAMTLKEEGNVLLLDEPTNDLDVNTLRALEEGLENFAGCAVIISHDRWFLDRICTHILAFEGDSEVYFFEGSFSDYEENKKKRLGGDLTPKRLKYRKLIR, from the coding sequence ATGTCAGACGATAAGAAAGTAATTTTCTCAATGCAAAAATTGAGTAAAACCTATCAGGGAGCAGACAAGCCAGTTCTTAAAAATATTTATTTGAGTTTCTTCTATGGAGCTAAAATTGGTATTTTGGGACTTAATGGTTCCGGAAAATCCTCACTTTTAAAAATTATTGCAGGAGTTGATAAAAACTACCAGGGCGATGTTGTTTTTCAACCGGGTTATACTGTTGGTTACTTAGAGCAAGAACCAATACTTGATGATTCTAAAACAGTTATCGAAATTGTTCGTGAAGGTGCAGCTGAAACGATGGCAGTTTTAGAAGAGTACAATCAGATTAATGATTTGTTTGGTCTTCCTGAAAACTATGAAGATCAGGATAAAATGGACAAGTTGATGGATCGTCAGGCAGCTTTGCAAGACAAAATTGATGCTCTTGGTGCCTGGGAAATTGATACAAAACTTGAAATTGCAATGGATGCCTTGCGTACACCGGAAGGAGATACACCAATTAAAAACCTTTCAGGAGGGGAGCGCCGTCGTGTAGCATTATGTCGTTTGTTATTGCAACAGCCTGATGTATTGCTTTTGGATGAGCCTACCAACCACCTTGATGCTGAGAGTGTTCTTTGGTTAGAGCAACATTTAGCACAATACTCCGGAACTGTAATTGCGGTAACGCACGATAGATATTTCTTAGACAATGTTGCGGGTTGGATTTTAGAGTTAGACAGAGGTGAAGGTATTCCATGGAAAGGAAATTATTCTTCATGGTTGGATCAAAAATCAAACCGTATGGCTCAGGAAGAAAAAGTGGCTTCTAAAAGAAGAAAAACTTTAGAACGTGAGTTGGAGTGGGTTCGTCAGGGAGCAAAAGGTCGTCAAACAAAGCAAAAAGCCCGTTTACAGAACTACGACAAATTATTGAATGAAGATCAAAAACAACTGGATGAAAATCTGGAAATCTATATCCCGAACGGTCCGCGTTTAGGAACCAATGTGATTGAAGCTAAAAATGTAGCAAAAGCTTTTGGGGATAAATTATTGTACGATAATTTGAACTTTACTTTGCCACAGGCCGGAATTGTTGGAATTATTGGACCAAATGGTGCTGGTAAGTCGACTATTTTCAAAATGATCATGGGAGAACAGCAAACCGATAGTGGAGAATTTTCAGTTGGTGAAACGGTAAAAATTGCTTACGTTGACCAGTCACATTCTAACATTGATCCAAACAAATCAATTTGGGAAAATTTTGCCGACGGTCAGGAGTTGGTAATGATGGGAGGTAAGCAGGTAAATTCAAGAGCTTATTTGTCACGTTTCAACTTTGGAGGTGGCGAGCAAAACAAAAAAGTATCGATGTTGTCTGGTGGAGAGCGTAACCGTTTGCACTTAGCGATGACATTGAAAGAAGAAGGAAACGTACTTTTACTGGATGAGCCTACGAATGACCTTGACGTAAATACACTACGTGCACTTGAGGAAGGTTTAGAAAACTTCGCTGGTTGCGCTGTAATTATTTCGCACGACAGATGGTTTTTAGATAGAATTTGTACTCACATTCTTGCTTTTGAAGGTGATTCAGAAGTTTATTTCTTTGAAGGAAGTTTCTCAGATTATGAAGAAAATAAAAAGAAACGTCTTGGTGGTGATTTAACTCCAAAACGTCTGAAATACAGAAAATTGATTAGATAG
- a CDS encoding CAL67264 family membrane protein: protein MGMNKNTILGWATFIMVLMGLLLIGLGAFRYRDVSGWGFAATGVGFIANAWVFNALKGRV from the coding sequence ATGGGAATGAATAAAAATACCATTCTGGGATGGGCTACTTTTATAATGGTACTTATGGGCTTGTTACTTATAGGTCTTGGCGCTTTTAGATACAGAGACGTTTCGGGCTGGGGATTTGCTGCGACCGGAGTTGGTTTTATTGCAAACGCCTGGGTTTTTAACGCTTTGAAAGGAAGAGTTTAA
- a CDS encoding hybrid sensor histidine kinase/response regulator has product MRSFGTPNAYLFENFQILKNYNDKRELALLYEALGDLRYYEGSKLLSHEYDLKAQRLIKKYGNHEDNININYNLSVYYKTSKDYKKSIDFAMTSLENIKKSNTAEKNNFKIPNLYLFISEDYYHLKENDSVNKYLTLVEQTKTPATDGRTPYDAKLNELKAMYYYNIGDLERAAKFYQISVSEYVRLNQFRMRLVQKSNKLNSTLKIKNIENKGKINQARLESVSESYKNYLLIFAFLIVLILTVLFIIQFRAYNYKMKVNLILQKKNLELKKINRELNEASKIKDTFLDVVTHELKTPLNTIKGTAYLLKSEKSELLKEEYIKNLNFSSDYLLGFINNMVDFKNLKRHDTISLEHKDINLEIILNSISEMFRINNSNHNRIILDFDDKISPTLKCDEIRFTQVIMELMTNAAKFTKNGEITLKAELIASVNGKESIKFKVSDTGIGISEDAQNKIFEPFIQESTDINMNYGGSGLGLSIIKRTLELFDSQINVKSKKGNGTTFSFVIDFEISKESNDETLISTTERQIEQLSNIEILLVEDNKMNQLIAKKILVNKGFKCDVANNGLEAVEQVKAKNYAIILMDIMMPVMDGFEASAIISNLKPEIPIVALTAICENIGNDDFQRAKILEKLDKPVDPDILYETILKYVAQKTL; this is encoded by the coding sequence TTGCGAAGTTTTGGAACTCCAAATGCTTATCTGTTTGAAAATTTTCAGATCTTAAAAAATTATAATGATAAGCGGGAGTTAGCTTTACTGTATGAAGCTCTTGGCGATTTGAGATATTATGAAGGCAGTAAGTTATTATCGCATGAATATGATCTGAAAGCGCAGAGATTAATAAAAAAATATGGCAACCATGAGGATAATATTAATATAAACTACAACCTCTCCGTTTATTATAAAACCTCTAAAGACTACAAGAAATCTATTGATTTTGCGATGACCTCGCTTGAAAATATCAAGAAAAGCAACACAGCTGAGAAGAATAATTTTAAGATACCAAATCTATATCTCTTCATTTCTGAAGATTATTACCATCTAAAAGAAAATGACAGCGTAAATAAGTATCTGACGCTTGTAGAACAAACCAAAACGCCTGCCACAGACGGAAGAACTCCCTATGATGCTAAGCTGAATGAGTTAAAAGCAATGTATTATTACAATATAGGGGATCTGGAAAGGGCTGCAAAATTCTATCAAATTTCAGTGTCAGAGTATGTTAGACTCAATCAGTTTAGGATGAGGCTTGTTCAAAAATCAAACAAGTTAAATAGTACTTTAAAAATAAAAAACATTGAGAATAAAGGAAAAATTAATCAAGCCAGACTTGAAAGTGTAAGTGAATCGTATAAAAATTATTTGCTGATTTTTGCATTTTTGATTGTTCTGATATTGACAGTGCTGTTTATAATTCAATTTAGAGCATATAACTATAAAATGAAGGTCAATTTAATTCTACAGAAGAAAAACTTAGAGTTAAAAAAAATAAATAGAGAGCTAAATGAGGCATCAAAAATAAAAGATACTTTTCTTGATGTGGTAACACATGAATTGAAAACTCCTTTGAATACAATTAAAGGAACAGCATATTTGCTTAAAAGTGAAAAATCAGAACTTCTAAAGGAAGAGTATATTAAAAATTTGAATTTTTCTTCAGATTATCTTCTTGGTTTTATCAATAACATGGTAGATTTTAAAAATCTAAAACGCCATGATACCATTAGCTTAGAACACAAAGACATTAACCTGGAAATAATATTAAACTCCATCAGTGAAATGTTTAGAATCAATAATTCGAACCACAATAGGATCATACTTGATTTTGATGATAAAATTTCACCGACTTTAAAGTGTGATGAGATAAGATTTACTCAGGTAATTATGGAGTTGATGACGAATGCTGCGAAATTTACTAAAAATGGCGAAATAACTTTAAAAGCAGAATTAATTGCTTCTGTTAATGGTAAAGAAAGTATTAAATTTAAAGTTTCTGACACGGGAATTGGAATTTCAGAAGATGCTCAAAATAAAATATTTGAACCATTTATACAGGAATCGACAGACATCAATATGAATTACGGCGGAAGTGGTTTAGGGTTGTCAATTATTAAAAGAACGTTAGAACTTTTTGACAGTCAGATAAATGTTAAATCTAAAAAAGGTAATGGAACTACTTTTTCATTTGTGATTGATTTTGAGATTTCTAAAGAAAGCAATGATGAAACCCTTATTAGTACTACTGAAAGACAAATAGAGCAACTTTCAAATATCGAGATTTTATTGGTTGAGGATAATAAAATGAATCAGCTGATCGCTAAGAAAATTTTAGTAAATAAAGGTTTTAAATGTGATGTAGCTAATAATGGACTTGAAGCAGTTGAGCAAGTTAAAGCTAAAAATTATGCTATAATATTGATGGATATAATGATGCCTGTTATGGATGGTTTTGAGGCATCGGCAATTATTAGTAATTTAAAACCTGAAATACCAATCGTAGCTTTAACGGCCATTTGCGAAAATATAGGTAACGACGATTTTCAAAGGGCTAAAATTTTAGAAAAACTTGATAAGCCGGTAGATCCAGATATTTTGTATGAAACAATTTTAAAATATGTTGCACAAAAAACACTTTAA
- the holA gene encoding DNA polymerase III subunit delta, with protein MDEVVKIVNDIKAGNIKPIYFLMGEEPYYIDKLSEYIEQNVLAEEEKGFNQTVLYGRDVSVEDIVATAKRYPMMADRQVVIVKEAQDLSRTIDKIESYVGNPMETTVLVFCYKYKTLDKRKKVTKLLAQKGIVYESKKLYENQVGDWIKRVLAGKKYTIDPKANAMLVEFLGTDLSKINNELEKLQIILPQGTVITPQHIEENIGFSKDYNVFELRKAIGERNQLKAYKIAENFAHNPKEYPLVMTTGLVFGFFVQLLKYHGLKDKNPKNVAAAIGVNPYFLKEYDLAIKNYPMRKVSQIVGALRDVDVKSKGVGANALPQSDLLKEMLYKIFN; from the coding sequence ATGGACGAAGTTGTAAAAATTGTTAATGACATAAAAGCCGGAAATATAAAACCGATCTATTTTTTAATGGGCGAAGAGCCATATTATATTGATAAATTATCGGAGTATATTGAACAGAATGTGCTCGCTGAGGAAGAAAAAGGATTCAATCAGACTGTTTTATACGGAAGAGATGTATCGGTTGAAGATATTGTAGCAACGGCCAAGCGCTATCCTATGATGGCTGATCGTCAGGTTGTTATTGTGAAAGAGGCACAGGATTTATCGCGAACAATTGATAAAATAGAGTCTTATGTAGGCAATCCGATGGAAACGACAGTGTTGGTTTTTTGTTATAAATACAAAACGTTGGACAAACGTAAAAAAGTAACCAAATTACTGGCTCAGAAAGGAATTGTTTATGAAAGTAAAAAATTATACGAAAATCAGGTCGGTGACTGGATCAAACGTGTACTCGCCGGAAAAAAATATACAATAGACCCAAAAGCCAATGCAATGTTGGTTGAATTTTTGGGTACCGATTTGAGTAAAATTAATAATGAATTAGAAAAATTACAAATTATTCTGCCACAGGGAACCGTTATTACGCCACAACATATCGAGGAAAATATTGGCTTCAGCAAAGATTATAATGTTTTTGAATTGCGAAAAGCGATAGGTGAACGAAATCAGTTGAAAGCCTATAAGATTGCGGAGAATTTCGCCCATAATCCTAAAGAATATCCACTAGTAATGACGACGGGATTAGTATTCGGTTTCTTTGTTCAACTTTTAAAATACCATGGACTTAAAGATAAAAATCCTAAAAATGTTGCAGCAGCCATTGGGGTCAATCCTTATTTTTTAAAGGAGTATGATTTAGCAATAAAAAACTATCCCATGCGAAAAGTGAGCCAGATTGTAGGCGCACTGCGTGATGTTGACGTTAAAAGCAAAGGAGTAGGAGCCAATGCATTACCACAATCCGATTTATTAAAAGAAATGCTATATAAAATATTTAATTAA
- a CDS encoding type I restriction enzyme HsdR N-terminal domain-containing protein: protein MLKLNFPTYTFRFKNSENKVSIFDEIRKKFIILTPEEWVRQHVVQFLMIEKKYPKSLINVEKVLTVNGLRKRYDVVVFNSDGSIHILVECKAPEVKISQATFDQIARYNMTMQARFLNVTNGLSHFYCQMDFENEKYQFLRSLPDYKE from the coding sequence ATGCTTAAACTTAATTTCCCAACCTATACTTTCCGATTCAAAAATAGCGAAAATAAAGTGTCTATTTTTGATGAAATCAGGAAAAAATTTATCATTCTTACTCCGGAAGAATGGGTTCGTCAACATGTAGTTCAGTTTTTAATGATTGAGAAAAAGTATCCTAAATCACTTATAAACGTTGAAAAAGTACTTACTGTCAATGGTTTAAGAAAGAGGTATGATGTGGTAGTCTTCAATTCTGATGGCTCTATACATATATTGGTAGAATGCAAAGCGCCCGAAGTTAAAATCTCACAGGCAACTTTTGATCAGATTGCCCGTTATAACATGACAATGCAGGCACGGTTTTTGAACGTCACAAACGGACTGAGTCATTTTTACTGTCAGATGGATTTTGAGAATGAAAAGTATCAGTTTCTAAGAAGCTTGCCCGATTATAAAGAATAG
- a CDS encoding glycosyltransferase family 2 protein: MDKIAVVILNWNGVKLLEQFLPSVIRFSEGAEIYVADNASTDDSIDFVKNNFPSIKIVQNNGNHGFAKGYNDALQHIDAEIYALVNSDIEVTENWLTPILETFENEKLTAIIQPKILDYKNKEYFEYAGAAGGFIDKYGFPFCRGRIFDAIEKDNGQYDDNCELFWASGACFFIRSEVYHELGGFDETFFAHQEEIDFCWRAANEGHVIKYVSGSTVYHVGGATLQQGNPRKTFLNFRNSLLMLVKNLPKKRLFFVIFFRMVLDGIAGIRFLTQGKFGHTFAILKAHFSFYCISLKYLKKRKDFQIQEYYMVKSIVYLYYLKKLQVFKEIFNINQNIKN; encoded by the coding sequence TTGGATAAAATAGCTGTTGTAATTTTAAACTGGAATGGCGTAAAATTGTTAGAACAATTTTTACCTTCTGTTATCCGATTTTCTGAGGGAGCTGAGATTTATGTTGCTGACAATGCTTCAACGGATGATTCTATAGACTTTGTTAAGAATAATTTCCCTTCCATAAAAATAGTTCAAAACAATGGTAATCATGGCTTTGCTAAAGGTTACAATGATGCTTTGCAACATATTGATGCCGAAATTTATGCTTTGGTAAATTCAGATATTGAAGTTACTGAGAACTGGCTCACTCCTATCCTTGAAACTTTTGAGAATGAAAAACTAACCGCAATCATTCAGCCAAAAATTCTGGACTATAAAAATAAGGAGTACTTTGAATATGCAGGTGCAGCTGGTGGTTTCATTGATAAATATGGATTTCCTTTTTGTCGTGGTCGTATTTTTGATGCAATAGAGAAAGATAATGGGCAGTATGATGATAATTGTGAATTGTTTTGGGCTTCCGGTGCTTGTTTCTTCATCAGGAGTGAAGTTTATCATGAACTTGGAGGTTTTGACGAGACCTTTTTTGCTCATCAGGAAGAAATCGATTTCTGCTGGCGTGCTGCAAATGAAGGTCATGTGATTAAGTACGTCTCAGGTTCTACTGTTTATCATGTTGGAGGGGCAACTTTACAACAAGGAAATCCAAGAAAGACTTTTTTGAATTTTAGAAATTCATTATTAATGCTTGTTAAGAATTTACCTAAAAAGAGACTATTCTTCGTGATTTTCTTCCGAATGGTTTTGGACGGAATAGCGGGTATCCGTTTCCTTACTCAGGGCAAGTTTGGCCATACTTTTGCTATCCTGAAAGCTCATTTCTCTTTTTATTGCATATCTTTAAAGTACCTTAAAAAGCGTAAAGATTTCCAGATACAAGAATACTATATGGTTAAAAGTATCGTTTACTTGTATTACCTGAAGAAATTACAGGTATTTAAAGAAATCTTTAACATTAATCAAAATATTAAGAACTAA
- a CDS encoding flagellar motor protein MotB, protein MRKIVIALSVLMALTSCVSKKQYAALEAKNKEIQDLLNSCTVKLNTCLEEKAGLAATAESYKQHNQDLISTSKDLTVLTTKGAENLEKSLESLKEKDLKISRLQDALTKKDSVTLALVTSLKGAVGINDPDIEINVEKGVVFISIADKLLFKSGSYDVSDKAKSVLAKVAKVVNDKPDFECMVEGHTDDVPYKSNGIILDNWDLSVKRSTSIVRVLSNELGVNPAKLIAAGRSSYVPLVANDSAENKARNRRTRIVVMPKIDQFYDMIEKEMKKQAK, encoded by the coding sequence ATGAGAAAAATAGTTATCGCACTATCAGTACTAATGGCCTTAACTTCGTGTGTATCGAAGAAGCAATATGCTGCTTTAGAAGCTAAGAACAAAGAGATACAAGATTTATTAAACTCTTGCACAGTTAAATTAAATACTTGTTTGGAAGAAAAAGCAGGATTAGCAGCAACTGCTGAAAGCTATAAGCAACACAATCAGGATTTAATCAGTACTTCTAAGGACTTAACTGTTTTAACTACTAAAGGAGCTGAAAATCTTGAGAAATCTTTAGAAAGTTTAAAAGAAAAAGATTTAAAAATATCTAGACTTCAGGATGCATTAACTAAGAAAGACAGTGTGACTTTAGCTTTAGTTACAAGCTTAAAAGGAGCTGTTGGAATCAATGATCCGGATATCGAAATCAACGTAGAAAAAGGAGTTGTATTTATTTCTATCGCTGATAAATTATTATTCAAAAGTGGAAGTTATGACGTAAGCGACAAAGCAAAATCTGTTTTGGCTAAAGTTGCAAAAGTAGTAAACGACAAGCCTGATTTTGAGTGTATGGTTGAAGGTCACACAGATGACGTTCCTTACAAAAGCAATGGAATTATCTTAGACAACTGGGATTTAAGTGTTAAGCGTTCTACTTCAATCGTTCGTGTATTAAGTAATGAACTTGGTGTAAACCCTGCTAAATTAATCGCTGCCGGTAGAAGTTCTTATGTACCATTAGTAGCTAATGATAGTGCTGAGAATAAAGCCCGTAACAGAAGAACTCGTATTGTGGTTATGCCAAAAATCGATCAGTTCTACGATATGATTGAAAAAGAAATGAAGAAACAAGCGAAATAA
- a CDS encoding L-threonylcarbamoyladenylate synthase: MAEFIKIYPDKPNEAAIAKVVKVLQSGGLVIYPTDTVYGLGCDITNSRALEKIAKIKGVKLEKANFSFICHDLSNLSDYVRQIDTSTFKILKRALPGPYTFILPGNNNLPKEFKKKTTVGIRVPDNNIILEIVRQLGNPVVSTSIRDEDDVIEYTTDPELIFEKWQNLVDLVIDGGYGDNVGSTIIDLSEHEPVIVREGKGDLDIL, encoded by the coding sequence ATGGCTGAGTTCATAAAAATATATCCTGACAAACCCAATGAAGCTGCAATAGCCAAAGTGGTAAAAGTACTTCAGAGTGGTGGTTTGGTGATTTATCCAACTGATACTGTTTACGGTTTAGGTTGTGATATTACCAATTCGCGTGCTTTAGAAAAAATTGCAAAAATAAAAGGTGTCAAATTAGAGAAAGCAAATTTCTCATTCATCTGTCACGATTTAAGTAATTTATCAGACTATGTACGCCAGATTGATACATCAACGTTTAAAATTCTTAAGAGAGCATTACCGGGACCTTATACTTTTATTTTACCCGGAAACAATAATCTTCCTAAAGAGTTTAAAAAGAAAACAACGGTAGGGATTCGTGTACCGGACAATAATATTATTCTTGAAATTGTTCGTCAGCTTGGAAATCCAGTGGTGTCAACCTCTATTCGTGATGAAGATGACGTAATTGAGTATACCACAGATCCTGAATTGATTTTTGAAAAATGGCAAAATCTAGTCGATTTGGTTATTGATGGCGGGTATGGCGATAACGTAGGCTCTACAATTATTGATTTGTCTGAGCACGAGCCAGTCATTGTAAGAGAAGGAAAAGGTGATCTTGATATTTTGTAA
- a CDS encoding ATP-dependent helicase — MQKYIDQLNEAQRQPVLKKDGPMIIIAGAGSGKTRVLTIRIAYLMAQGIDAFNILSLTFTNKAAREMKHRISDIVGASEAKNLWMGTFHSIFARILRAESDHLGYPSNFTIYDSQDSARLISSIIKEMQLDRDIYKPKQILGRISNYKNSLITVKAYFNNPELVEADAMAKRPRLGEIYQQYVERCFKAGAMDFDDLLLKTNELLTRFPEVLAKYQNRFRYILVDEYQDTNHSQYLIVRALSDKFQNICVVGDDAQSIYAFRGANINNILNFQKDYEGVIMFRLEQNYRSTRNIVEAANTVMEHNKTKLDKVVWTANDFGGKIKVHRSLTDAEEGRFVASTIFEQKMQNQLHNGSFAILYRTNAQSRAMEDALRKRDIPYRIYGGLSFYQRKEIKDVLCYLRLVINPKDEEALIRVINYPARGIGDTTVEKLTIAANHYKRSIWEVMVNIDKIDLKLNAGTKNKIRDFVTMIQSFQVIDQNQDAFYVTDHVAKKTGLVQELKKDATPEGMAKIQNIEELLNGLKDFTEGQKEVDGARGALSEFMEDVALATDLDKDTSDEDRVALMTIHLAKGLEFPHVFVVGMEEDLFPSAMSMSTRSELEEERRLFYVALTRAEHQAYLTYAQSRYRWGKLTDSEPSRFIEEIDGQYLEYLTPAETNYRYKSPIDGDIFGDIDKSKLRLVKPVGSTPPKHVTANEPKSDLNIRKLKPVTGTSPNNGAANLFDNKLTIGNIVMHERFGKGEIVNMEGVGADKKAEIKFEVGGIKKLLLRFAKLDVVG, encoded by the coding sequence ATGCAAAAGTACATTGACCAGCTCAATGAAGCGCAACGACAGCCTGTTTTGAAAAAAGACGGGCCAATGATTATTATTGCTGGTGCAGGTTCGGGAAAAACCCGTGTTTTAACAATTAGAATTGCCTATTTAATGGCTCAGGGTATTGATGCTTTCAATATCTTGTCGCTTACTTTTACCAATAAAGCAGCCCGTGAGATGAAGCACAGGATCTCAGATATTGTGGGAGCTTCTGAAGCAAAAAACCTCTGGATGGGAACTTTTCACTCGATTTTCGCACGTATTCTTCGTGCAGAATCAGATCACTTGGGGTATCCTTCTAATTTTACGATTTATGACTCTCAGGATTCTGCCCGACTGATTTCTTCTATTATAAAAGAAATGCAGCTGGATAGAGACATTTATAAACCAAAACAGATTTTAGGTCGTATATCAAATTACAAAAACAGTCTGATAACAGTGAAAGCCTATTTCAATAATCCTGAATTGGTTGAAGCCGATGCTATGGCAAAAAGACCGCGTTTAGGAGAGATTTATCAGCAATATGTAGAGCGCTGTTTTAAGGCCGGTGCTATGGATTTTGATGATTTGTTATTGAAAACAAATGAGTTATTGACCAGATTTCCCGAAGTTTTAGCAAAATATCAAAACCGTTTTCGTTATATTCTGGTGGATGAGTACCAGGATACGAACCACTCTCAATACTTGATCGTAAGAGCGTTATCTGATAAATTTCAGAATATTTGTGTGGTTGGAGACGATGCTCAGAGTATTTATGCTTTCCGTGGAGCGAATATCAATAATATTCTGAACTTCCAGAAAGATTACGAAGGTGTAATCATGTTTCGTTTAGAGCAAAATTACCGTTCCACCCGAAATATAGTGGAAGCCGCAAATACGGTGATGGAACATAATAAAACCAAACTTGATAAAGTAGTTTGGACAGCAAATGATTTTGGCGGAAAAATTAAAGTCCACAGAAGTTTAACAGATGCCGAAGAAGGACGTTTTGTAGCCAGTACGATTTTTGAACAAAAAATGCAGAATCAATTGCATAACGGTTCGTTTGCAATCCTGTACCGTACCAATGCACAGTCACGTGCAATGGAAGATGCACTTCGCAAACGAGATATTCCGTATCGAATTTACGGAGGCTTATCTTTCTATCAACGTAAAGAAATTAAAGATGTTTTGTGCTACCTTCGTTTGGTAATCAATCCGAAAGACGAAGAAGCCTTGATTCGTGTAATCAATTATCCGGCACGTGGAATTGGAGATACAACCGTTGAAAAACTTACGATTGCGGCAAATCATTACAAACGTTCGATTTGGGAAGTAATGGTTAATATTGATAAAATTGATCTTAAATTAAATGCCGGAACAAAGAACAAAATCAGAGATTTTGTTACAATGATCCAGAGTTTTCAGGTTATTGATCAAAATCAGGATGCCTTTTATGTTACAGATCATGTCGCTAAGAAAACAGGACTTGTTCAGGAATTAAAGAAAGATGCCACGCCGGAAGGAATGGCTAAAATTCAAAATATTGAAGAGCTTTTAAATGGTTTAAAAGATTTTACTGAGGGACAAAAAGAGGTTGATGGTGCAAGAGGAGCTTTGTCTGAGTTTATGGAAGATGTGGCATTGGCGACAGATTTAGATAAAGATACTTCTGATGAAGATCGTGTGGCATTAATGACCATTCACCTTGCGAAAGGGCTAGAATTTCCTCACGTTTTTGTAGTAGGAATGGAGGAAGATTTGTTCCCAAGTGCGATGAGTATGAGTACACGCAGTGAATTGGAAGAAGAACGCCGTTTATTTTATGTAGCGCTTACTCGTGCCGAACATCAGGCTTATTTGACCTATGCACAATCACGTTACCGTTGGGGAAAATTGACCGACAGCGAACCATCCCGTTTTATTGAAGAAATTGACGGGCAGTATCTGGAATATTTAACACCGGCCGAAACCAATTATCGCTATAAATCTCCAATTGACGGAGATATTTTTGGAGATATCGATAAGTCGAAACTACGATTGGTGAAACCTGTAGGAAGTACACCGCCTAAACATGTTACAGCCAACGAACCAAAATCGGATTTGAATATTCGAAAATTAAAACCCGTTACCGGCACCAGTCCAAACAATGGAGCTGCCAATTTATTTGATAATAAGCTCACCATTGGAAATATAGTGATGCACGAACGTTTTGGAAAGGGTGAAATCGTCAATATGGAAGGTGTTGGTGCTGATAAAAAAGCTGAAATAAAATTTGAAGTGGGTGGAATCAAGAAATTGTTGTTAAGATTTGCTAAATTAGATGTTGTGGGATAA